A stretch of the Streptomyces sp. NBC_00078 genome encodes the following:
- a CDS encoding phosphotransferase has protein sequence MPHAPPLGALLRQYSAGRAVACEPVDQGLLNRGYRLCTTRGRYFLKHHFDPETAHPAAIARQHRATQGLADLGVPVAPPLAGRDGRTVAVVGGHAYALHPWIDGRHRHGGQLSTGQCARLGALLGVVHASLERVMPVHARAGTEPDAADPADTFTLIDDLLGLVRRHRPADSFDELARHRLLERRALLEQHADRRPTRGSSVGWVHGDFHPFNLLYRGDAPAAIVDWDRLGLRPRAEEAVRAAAIFFVRPVGTLDLPKVRAYAHAYRRTAGATPSALAAAVHRVWWERLNDFWMLRWHYERGDTRADPQFPAASALAVWWTRAYDAVCEAFVE, from the coding sequence GTGCCTCACGCGCCCCCTCTGGGTGCTCTGCTGCGCCAGTACTCCGCAGGCCGCGCCGTCGCCTGCGAGCCCGTGGACCAGGGGCTGCTCAACCGGGGCTACCGCCTGTGCACCACGCGCGGCCGCTACTTCCTCAAGCACCACTTCGACCCCGAGACCGCCCACCCGGCGGCGATCGCCCGCCAGCACCGGGCCACCCAGGGCCTGGCCGACCTCGGCGTTCCGGTGGCCCCACCGCTGGCCGGCCGGGACGGGCGTACGGTCGCCGTCGTCGGCGGGCACGCCTACGCGCTGCACCCCTGGATCGACGGACGCCACCGGCACGGCGGACAGCTCAGCACCGGGCAGTGCGCGCGGCTCGGGGCGCTGCTGGGGGTGGTGCACGCGAGCCTGGAACGCGTGATGCCGGTGCACGCGCGCGCGGGCACGGAGCCCGACGCGGCCGACCCCGCCGACACGTTCACGCTCATCGACGATCTGCTCGGCCTCGTACGCCGCCACCGCCCCGCCGACTCCTTCGACGAACTCGCCCGCCACCGCCTCCTGGAACGGCGCGCACTCCTGGAGCAGCACGCCGACAGGCGCCCCACGCGCGGGAGTTCGGTCGGCTGGGTGCACGGGGACTTCCACCCGTTCAACCTGCTCTACCGGGGAGACGCGCCCGCCGCCATCGTCGACTGGGACCGGCTGGGGCTCAGGCCCCGCGCGGAGGAGGCCGTACGCGCCGCCGCGATCTTCTTCGTACGTCCGGTGGGCACCCTCGACCTGCCGAAGGTGCGGGCTTACGCACACGCGTACCGGCGCACGGCCGGCGCCACGCCCTCCGCGCTCGCGGCGGCGGTGCACCGCGTGTGGTGGGAGCGCCTCAACGACTTCTGGATGCTGCGCTGGCACTACGAACGCGGCGACACCCGCGCCGACCCCCAGTTCCCGGCGGCCTCCGCACTGGCGGTGTGGTGGACGCGCGCGTACGACGCGGTGTGCGAGGCGTTCGTGGAGTGA